The nucleotide sequence TTGCCAAAAAACGCTGCAGTAAAGGCACGAAAAACGGTAGTATACTTTGGCAACGGCAGCGTCATAGAATGTTACCCAAACAACCCCGACACAATCAGGGGACCAACCCTGCATCTGGTCTACTGGGACGAAATGAACTTCACAGCCAACGACGAAGAAATGTACGACGCCATCCTCTTCACATTGGGAACAACCAACGGCAAGTTCGTCTGTAGCAGCACCCCGTGGAGCACAGACCACGTGTTTTACAGGATTTTTAACCACCCAGACTTTGACGACTTCGCAAAATCGCATGTCACTTGGCAGGACGCCGTGGAACCAAACGGTCCGCTCAAGAGCCAGATTCTGGAGAAAATACGAAAACAGTTAACAGGTGACCCGTGGCGTTGGCACAGGGAAATGGAAGCCCAGTGGGCAGAAGACGAAAGCCGCTACTTCCCGCAGGAGCTTATCACCAAATGTGTTTGCGGCAACTTGGTTTACGCAAGTTTTGAAAGACACCTTTCGGGCAGGTTCTGTGTTGGCGTAGATTTGGGTAAAAAACGTGACCACAGCGCCGTAGCCGTTGTACAACTATGTCCCAGCGGCGAAGTACGCCTAATTCATCTGCACAGATTCAAACTTGGTACTCCATACGCCAGTGTCATCGGCTATGTTAAAGCATTAACAGACCGCTACGCAACTGTGGAAGCAATTTATGTGGATCAAACAGGAATCGGCGAATACGTAACCGAGGACATGAAAACCATAGTAACCAACACCAAAGGCGTGGTATTGACGGGACAAAGAAAAGAAGAGATTCTAAGCCACCTACGTGAACTGATGCAAACCGCCAAACTTTCGATTCCGTACGACAGCCAGCTAATCGCAGAAATCCACTGCGAAAAATTTGAACTCACAAAAGACGGACACACAAAATTCAGTCACCCAGAAGGCACACACGACGACAGGCTCTGGGCGCTAGCGTTGGC is from Candidatus Bathyarchaeota archaeon and encodes:
- a CDS encoding terminase large subunit, encoding MTSLERQTQKLEQQIKQRIQSKQPKFQDDPIKFFEETLGFQPTKYQQQLSEYFLEKQFVAARWCRQSGKSHIIAALLLYYALTNPKTSIGIVGPSYRQAKLIIRKITGFLRLLPKNAAVKARKTVVYFGNGSVIECYPNNPDTIRGPTLHLVYWDEMNFTANDEEMYDAILFTLGTTNGKFVCSSTPWSTDHVFYRIFNHPDFDDFAKSHVTWQDAVEPNGPLKSQILEKIRKQLTGDPWRWHREMEAQWAEDESRYFPQELITKCVCGNLVYASFERHLSGRFCVGVDLGKKRDHSAVAVVQLCPSGEVRLIHLHRFKLGTPYASVIGYVKALTDRYATVEAIYVDQTGIGEYVTEDMKTIVTNTKGVVLTGQRKEEILSHLRELMQTAKLSIPYDSQLIAEIHCEKFELTKDGHTKFSHPEGTHDDRLWALALACMSTRKTQSPSKLVRAW